The Melioribacteraceae bacterium genome includes a region encoding these proteins:
- the nuoD gene encoding NADH dehydrogenase (quinone) subunit D, with protein sequence MEFRTVYRYLKKFNSMDIRTNIYSDEKLLKKIAEDREIIIEDALDNEMIINMGPQHPATHGVLRLVLRLDGETVLSVVPELGYLHRGYEKMAEEMSYIEYIPHTDRLDYTATLCNNVAYILAVEKLLGIEAPKRAQFIRMLVVELSRLAAHMVAIGTYAMDVGAVTMVMWTFREREKIQNIFDRLAGARFTTSYTRIGGVASDADDVTLKMVKEFLDQFHSALDEMDKLLLGNRIFIDRLEGIGVLTKEDAIALGVTGPNLRASGVEYDIRRAKPYLFYNEIDFKIPTYNEGDCLARYFLRGDEVRESVKILYQILDKMPGGEIIANDPKHALPHKTEIYSKMEELIHDFMIINHGVNPPAGDVFFSAENPKGELGFYIVSNGSGHPWKMKIRSPSFCNLQAIAKICKGAMISDVIAIIGSLDPVMGEADK encoded by the coding sequence TTGGAATTCCGGACAGTCTACCGTTACCTGAAAAAATTTAATTCTATGGATATAAGAACTAATATATACTCCGACGAGAAGCTGTTAAAAAAAATAGCTGAAGACAGAGAGATTATCATTGAAGATGCGCTCGATAATGAAATGATAATCAATATGGGTCCTCAGCATCCCGCTACACATGGTGTGTTAAGATTGGTTTTAAGGCTCGACGGCGAAACCGTGTTATCTGTTGTGCCTGAGTTGGGATACCTCCACCGAGGATATGAAAAGATGGCCGAAGAGATGAGTTATATAGAATATATCCCTCACACAGACCGTCTCGATTACACAGCAACACTCTGCAACAATGTGGCATACATACTTGCGGTAGAAAAACTTCTCGGCATCGAAGCCCCTAAAAGGGCTCAGTTCATTAGAATGTTGGTTGTCGAATTGTCCCGGCTTGCCGCGCATATGGTTGCTATCGGCACTTATGCTATGGATGTAGGCGCTGTTACTATGGTGATGTGGACTTTCCGCGAACGTGAGAAAATCCAGAATATTTTCGACCGTCTTGCAGGTGCCAGATTTACAACAAGTTATACGAGAATCGGCGGGGTTGCCTCCGATGCCGATGATGTTACTCTTAAAATGGTAAAGGAATTTCTCGATCAATTCCACAGTGCTCTCGATGAAATGGATAAACTGCTTCTTGGTAACCGTATTTTTATCGACCGGCTTGAAGGAATCGGTGTTCTTACAAAGGAGGATGCAATAGCTTTGGGTGTTACAGGGCCTAATCTTCGTGCATCTGGTGTTGAGTATGATATCCGAAGAGCTAAACCGTATCTGTTCTATAATGAAATCGATTTCAAGATTCCTACTTACAATGAAGGGGATTGTCTTGCTAGATATTTCCTCCGCGGCGATGAAGTAAGAGAAAGTGTCAAAATTCTATATCAGATTCTGGATAAAATGCCCGGGGGCGAAATAATTGCTAATGATCCGAAACATGCCCTTCCGCATAAAACTGAAATCTATTCTAAAATGGAAGAACTGATCCATGATTTCATGATTATTAATCACGGGGTTAATCCGCCGGCCGGTGACGTTTTCTTCTCAGCTGAAAATCCGAAAGGTGAACTGGGTTTTTATATTGTTAGTAATGGATCAGGACATCCCTGGAAAATGAAAATTCGATCTCCTTCGTTCTGTAATCTTCAGGCAATTGCAAAAATATGTAAAGGGGCAATGATCTCGGATGTTATTGCAATTATCGGCAGTCTCGACCCGGTGATGGGAGAAGCAGATAAATAA
- a CDS encoding NADH-quinone oxidoreductase subunit C has translation MDLKQLIIEKIKGNFPDAVSETTDFRDDLSVTVKSDTILGVAKYLKEDNELQFEMCKDVTAIDWATRKNRFAVVYHIYSFKLNFNLRLKSIVEVDPPVIDSVTSVWPGADWYERETYDMYGIVFNNHPDLRRMYMPEGFQYHPLRKDFPVLGIPDSLPLPEKI, from the coding sequence ATGGATTTGAAACAACTTATTATCGAAAAGATTAAAGGTAATTTCCCGGATGCGGTCAGTGAAACGACTGACTTCAGAGATGATTTATCCGTTACCGTTAAAAGTGATACTATTCTCGGCGTTGCAAAATATTTAAAAGAGGATAATGAATTACAATTTGAGATGTGCAAGGATGTTACCGCAATCGACTGGGCTACACGCAAGAACCGTTTCGCCGTTGTTTATCATATCTATTCATTTAAGCTGAACTTTAATCTACGGTTAAAATCTATTGTTGAAGTTGATCCTCCGGTTATAGATTCAGTTACGTCTGTCTGGCCCGGTGCCGACTGGTATGAAAGAGAAACATATGATATGTACGGTATCGTTTTTAATAATCATCCCGATCTTAGAAGAATGTATATGCCGGAAGGTTTCCAGTATCATCCCTTAAGGAAGGATTTCCCTGTCCTTGGAATTCCGGACAGTCTACCGTTACCTGAAAAAATTTAA
- the nuoB gene encoding NADH-quinone oxidoreductase subunit NuoB translates to MGLEAKLQQDGFITTTIDSIIAWARKSSVWPMPMGISCCAIEMIAAADPKYDLARFGSEVMRFTPRQCDLMIVAGTVTYKMAQVVRRIYDQMPEPKWVIAMGACTSSGGMYRSYNVVQGIDQFLPVDVYTAGCPPRPENLINAVMTIQAKIAKTKARDFQDLKTA, encoded by the coding sequence ATGGGATTAGAGGCAAAATTACAGCAGGACGGTTTCATAACTACCACAATAGATTCCATAATTGCATGGGCGAGAAAAAGTTCGGTTTGGCCTATGCCTATGGGAATTTCCTGCTGTGCAATTGAAATGATTGCTGCTGCCGATCCGAAATACGATCTCGCCCGATTCGGTTCGGAAGTTATGAGGTTTACACCCCGTCAATGCGATCTTATGATTGTTGCCGGTACTGTTACATATAAAATGGCGCAGGTTGTTAGAAGAATTTATGATCAGATGCCGGAACCCAAATGGGTTATTGCTATGGGTGCTTGTACTTCCTCCGGAGGAATGTACAGATCCTATAACGTTGTGCAGGGAATTGATCAGTTTCTACCCGTCGATGTTTATACGGCCGGTTGCCCGCCGCGCCCGGAAAATCTGATTAATGCTGTTATGACTATTCAAGCTAAAATTGCCAAGACTAAAGCCCGCGATTTTCAGGATCTGAAAACCGCTTAA
- the ndhC gene encoding NADH-quinone oxidoreductase subunit A, with product MILNYIPVFLVLIFAAVIAGAIVYSSRLFGPYRPNKIKQLSYESGKNPVGTTHDRISIKYYLVAMLFIIFDIEVIFVYPWAVQFKSLFADYGLFAFMPMLVFLIVLELGFLYIFAKGGLKWD from the coding sequence ATGATTCTTAACTATATACCGGTATTTCTTGTTCTGATTTTTGCAGCTGTCATTGCCGGTGCTATTGTATATTCATCCAGACTCTTCGGCCCTTATCGTCCCAATAAAATAAAGCAGCTTTCGTATGAGAGCGGCAAAAATCCGGTTGGAACAACACACGATCGTATTTCAATCAAATATTACCTCGTTGCTATGCTATTCATAATTTTTGATATCGAAGTGATTTTTGTTTATCCATGGGCAGTTCAGTTCAAATCTCTCTTTGCAGATTATGGACTTTTTGCTTTCATGCCAATGCTCGTATTTCTGATAGTACTTGAACTTGGATTTCTCTATATTTTTGCGAAAGGCGGTTTAAAATGGGATTAG
- a CDS encoding acetylornithine/succinylornithine family transaminase: MKDYKSLIEKYEVDVYPRRDVVLVKGNGARVWDDKGNEYIDMAAGISVANIGHANKMVVDAISAQAATLITCPNTFYNDTKALFLEKLFSIAPANLTRAFLTNSGTEAIEAAIKFARLNTKKTKFIAAMKGFHGRTYGALSATYKKDYREGFEPLVPGFNFVPYNNFEKIAELADDDTAAIILEPVQGEGGINVGQKEYFRKVRDLCNEKNILLIIDEIQTGFSRTGKMFAIEHLGIEADMMTVAKSIAGGFPMGALLCSDKIKVEKSKHGSTFGGNPLACAAGIASIDFMLENKLWEMAESKGKYFKERFDSLQLSKVRESRIIGLMIGIELKDKVQPVLQELLENNIVALPAGTTVLRMLPPLVIGYEDLDRVLEVLSRILK; the protein is encoded by the coding sequence ATGAAAGACTACAAATCGCTTATCGAAAAGTATGAAGTAGACGTTTATCCCCGCAGGGATGTTGTACTTGTTAAAGGAAATGGTGCCCGCGTTTGGGACGATAAAGGGAACGAATATATTGATATGGCAGCAGGAATCTCGGTTGCAAATATCGGCCATGCCAACAAAATGGTTGTTGACGCTATCTCTGCACAGGCGGCAACTTTAATCACCTGCCCAAATACTTTCTATAATGATACAAAAGCATTGTTCCTCGAAAAACTCTTCTCAATTGCACCTGCTAACCTGACCAGAGCATTTCTTACAAACAGCGGAACTGAGGCTATCGAGGCCGCTATTAAATTTGCCCGACTTAATACGAAAAAGACCAAATTTATAGCTGCTATGAAAGGTTTCCACGGAAGAACTTATGGTGCTCTGAGTGCTACCTATAAAAAAGATTACAGGGAGGGATTTGAACCCCTGGTACCCGGATTTAATTTTGTGCCTTACAATAATTTTGAAAAGATTGCGGAACTCGCCGATGATGATACTGCGGCTATTATCCTTGAACCGGTTCAGGGGGAAGGCGGAATCAATGTCGGTCAGAAGGAATATTTTAGAAAAGTCAGGGATCTTTGCAACGAAAAAAATATACTCCTTATAATTGATGAAATCCAGACAGGATTCAGTCGTACCGGCAAAATGTTTGCAATTGAACATCTTGGCATTGAAGCCGATATGATGACTGTGGCCAAATCAATAGCAGGCGGTTTCCCGATGGGTGCTCTCCTCTGCTCAGATAAAATAAAAGTTGAAAAAAGTAAGCACGGTTCAACATTCGGCGGTAATCCTCTTGCCTGTGCTGCAGGTATTGCTTCCATCGATTTTATGTTAGAGAATAAATTGTGGGAAATGGCTGAATCAAAAGGGAAGTATTTTAAAGAGAGGTTTGATTCACTTCAGCTTTCTAAAGTTCGTGAATCGAGAATTATTGGATTAATGATTGGTATTGAATTGAAGGATAAAGTTCAACCTGTTCTACAGGAACTGTTGGAAAATAATATTGTTGCTCTGCCTGCAGGAACTACTGTCTTAAGAATGCTTCCTCCTTTAGTGATAGGTTATGAAGACCTGGACAGAGTATTAGAAGTTTTATCAAGAATACTAAAATAA
- a CDS encoding [LysW]-aminoadipate kinase, with protein MFIIKIGGGKSINIKGIVNDLATLNEKMIIVHGANALRDELAVKIGYQKKIVTSLSGYDSVLSDEVTIDLMMMAYAGIKNKRIVELCHQSGINAVGLSGLDGKLIQGKRNSGIKVREGGKTLLLRDFSGKPKSVNRELLNLLLDNNYTPVISVPLIDENNFAINSENDDIVALLQYEFKAGKIISLIEEAGFLTDKNDPASLLTSISKSELEEMENKVDGRMKRKILALRKLFEADDTTVILSDGRTEHPIIDALNGRGTTIK; from the coding sequence ATGTTTATAATTAAAATCGGCGGCGGTAAATCGATTAATATTAAGGGTATTGTAAACGACCTAGCAACTCTTAATGAAAAAATGATTATTGTTCACGGGGCAAATGCTTTAAGGGATGAACTGGCAGTCAAAATCGGCTACCAGAAAAAAATTGTTACCTCTCTCTCCGGTTACGATTCGGTTCTGAGCGATGAGGTTACTATCGACCTTATGATGATGGCTTATGCCGGAATTAAAAACAAACGGATTGTTGAACTATGTCACCAATCCGGAATCAATGCGGTCGGTCTGTCCGGACTCGATGGCAAACTAATCCAGGGTAAAAGAAATTCCGGTATAAAGGTTAGAGAAGGCGGGAAGACTCTTCTGCTAAGAGATTTTTCGGGCAAGCCGAAATCGGTTAACAGGGAATTATTAAATCTTCTTCTCGATAATAATTATACTCCTGTTATTAGTGTGCCTCTTATTGACGAAAATAATTTTGCGATAAATTCCGAAAATGACGATATCGTGGCACTCCTTCAATACGAATTTAAGGCCGGTAAAATTATTTCACTTATCGAAGAAGCAGGATTCTTGACCGATAAAAATGATCCTGCGTCTCTATTAACATCTATTTCCAAATCTGAACTTGAGGAAATGGAAAATAAGGTCGATGGAAGAATGAAAAGAAAAATTCTTGCCCTCCGGAAATTATTTGAAGCCGATGATACTACGGTGATCCTGTCGGATGGGAGAACTGAACATCCAATCATTGATGCACTAAATGGAAGGGGAACAACAATAAAATGA
- the argC gene encoding N-acetyl-gamma-glutamyl-phosphate reductase, which translates to MEKIKVSIVGASGYTGGELLRLLLFHPFVEVFQVTSESYTGKFVHKVHPNLRKSTSLKFISSSELQQCDLLFLCLPHNSSQNHIDKFITLAPKIIDLSADFRLKNESEYEKWYGHKHARPDLLNRFVYGIPELHREEMKKADYVSSAGCNATASILGLYPLYKNGLVDEERTVIEVKAGSSEGGNKVNEGSHHPERAGVVRSYMPTQHRHTAEILQELSFGKKIDVHFSATAIDMVRGLLATCHVFLKNDLPEKEIWKVYRDAYGNEPFIRIVKESEGIYRYPEPKLLSGTNYCDIGFKKDEFSNRLVVISAIDNLMKGAAGQAVQAFNLMFGFDERTGLEFPGLHPI; encoded by the coding sequence ATGGAAAAGATTAAAGTATCTATTGTTGGTGCATCCGGTTATACGGGTGGAGAGCTACTCAGACTCCTTCTATTTCATCCTTTTGTTGAAGTTTTTCAGGTCACTTCGGAAAGCTATACAGGAAAATTCGTTCACAAAGTTCATCCTAACCTCAGAAAATCGACTTCATTAAAATTTATTTCTTCTTCAGAACTTCAGCAGTGCGACCTCTTGTTTTTATGTCTGCCGCATAACAGCTCTCAAAATCATATCGATAAGTTTATAACCCTTGCACCTAAGATTATCGATCTGAGCGCGGATTTCCGTCTGAAGAATGAATCAGAATACGAAAAATGGTACGGACATAAGCATGCCCGGCCGGACCTTCTCAACCGGTTTGTTTATGGCATCCCGGAACTTCATCGCGAAGAGATGAAAAAAGCCGACTATGTCTCAAGTGCCGGATGCAATGCGACTGCTAGTATTTTGGGACTTTATCCCTTATATAAGAACGGTCTTGTTGATGAAGAAAGAACTGTAATAGAAGTTAAAGCCGGTAGCAGTGAAGGCGGCAATAAGGTGAATGAAGGTTCTCATCACCCAGAAAGGGCAGGTGTTGTAAGATCTTATATGCCCACACAGCACCGTCATACTGCTGAAATATTGCAGGAACTCTCATTCGGGAAAAAGATAGATGTTCATTTCTCCGCTACTGCTATCGATATGGTAAGGGGTCTTCTGGCTACATGTCATGTATTCCTGAAAAATGATCTTCCAGAAAAAGAGATCTGGAAAGTTTACCGAGATGCTTACGGAAATGAACCCTTCATTAGAATTGTAAAAGAGAGCGAAGGAATTTACCGTTACCCGGAACCCAAACTCTTAAGCGGCACCAATTATTGTGATATCGGATTTAAGAAGGATGAATTTTCTAACCGGCTCGTTGTTATAAGCGCAATAGATAACCTGATGAAAGGCGCTGCCGGGCAGGCTGTTCAGGCTTTTAATCTTATGTTCGGCTTCGATGAAAGAACCGGTCTTGAATTCCCCGGTTTGCATCCGATTTAA
- the lysX gene encoding lysine biosynthesis protein LysX gives MKIGLLHSLIRKDEKFLMDEFARIKGIDLVLIDDRNITFNLGKEKFDLDVVVERCINHSRALHGLRLFEAAGIKCVNSYNVATVCGDKLLTSVALAENGVPQPEVRVAFTEESALKAIEEMGYPVVLKPAVGSWGRLLSKVNDRDSAEAILEHKTVLGSYHHSIFYIQKYVEKKGKDIRSFVVGDKCIAAIYRTSPHWITNTARGGVATNCTVTDELNDISVRAANAVGGGIVAIDVFETADGLMVNEVNYTMEYKNSITTTGVNIPQKMVEYILQVAEGR, from the coding sequence ATGAAAATTGGATTGCTTCATTCTTTGATACGAAAAGATGAGAAATTCTTAATGGATGAATTTGCAAGAATAAAAGGCATTGATCTGGTTCTTATTGATGACCGCAATATTACTTTTAATCTGGGAAAAGAAAAATTCGACCTTGATGTAGTAGTAGAGCGTTGTATTAATCACTCCAGGGCATTGCATGGCCTCCGCTTATTTGAAGCCGCGGGTATTAAATGTGTTAATTCCTATAATGTTGCTACTGTCTGCGGTGATAAACTATTAACATCCGTTGCTCTGGCCGAGAACGGTGTTCCTCAGCCGGAAGTACGAGTCGCATTCACTGAAGAGTCGGCACTAAAGGCAATTGAAGAGATGGGGTATCCGGTAGTATTAAAACCTGCTGTCGGCTCCTGGGGCAGATTGCTATCAAAAGTAAATGACAGGGATTCTGCCGAGGCAATTCTCGAGCATAAGACTGTTTTAGGTTCCTACCATCATTCCATCTTCTATATTCAGAAATATGTCGAGAAAAAAGGAAAAGATATCAGAAGCTTTGTCGTTGGCGATAAATGTATTGCCGCCATTTATAGAACATCGCCTCACTGGATTACCAATACCGCCAGAGGCGGTGTTGCTACAAACTGCACGGTTACTGATGAACTGAACGATATTTCTGTAAGAGCAGCCAATGCTGTTGGCGGAGGAATTGTCGCTATCGATGTTTTTGAAACTGCGGATGGACTGATGGTCAACGAGGTGAATTATACTATGGAGTATAAGAACAGTATTACAACTACCGGTGTAAATATTCCCCAGAAAATGGTTGAGTATATTCTACAAGTAGCTGAAGGCAGGTAA
- a CDS encoding 2-isopropylmalate synthase — protein MVAVLDSTLREGEQTPGVYFDKHIKLAIATLLDEIGIDIIEAGHPMVTPEIHAAVKSIAQKGFRSVVGAHSRSLKADVDLALECGVGFIGIFYCVSDERLTTVFKKDLDTAVEQITDVIKYAKKIKPDLLIRYTPEDTVRSQFENVVKAACAAVEAGADIISVADTTGYMVPGTDRSMYTYISRLKDEFALRSLFPKVAVHCHNDRGFALTNALDAYRAGVDIIDAAALGLGERAGIVDLAQLLVTLTVDYNEKRWNLQKITELYELVSKHSGIPIPANYPVTGKNAFTHCAGVHTHAAAINPMHYESLHPEILGRKRDFALDHMSGIASLRYALNLINETAMDDEHQNAVLQEVKSVGQRGRTVDIEELKHIVDAVKHHKTYNK, from the coding sequence TTGGTCGCGGTTTTAGATTCAACATTACGCGAAGGCGAACAAACACCCGGAGTCTATTTCGATAAGCATATCAAATTAGCCATTGCAACATTGCTCGATGAGATCGGTATCGACATAATTGAAGCCGGTCATCCAATGGTTACTCCCGAAATTCATGCAGCCGTTAAATCAATTGCCCAGAAGGGATTCAGATCGGTTGTCGGCGCTCATTCTAGATCATTAAAAGCTGATGTGGATCTGGCATTGGAATGCGGAGTAGGATTTATCGGAATTTTCTATTGCGTATCCGATGAACGTCTTACAACAGTTTTTAAGAAAGACCTCGATACCGCCGTTGAACAAATTACAGATGTTATTAAATACGCGAAAAAAATTAAACCAGATCTTCTTATTAGGTATACTCCTGAAGACACGGTAAGGTCTCAGTTCGAAAACGTCGTGAAAGCTGCGTGCGCTGCTGTTGAGGCCGGTGCTGATATTATTAGTGTTGCCGATACAACCGGTTATATGGTCCCCGGTACCGATAGAAGTATGTATACTTATATCTCACGTTTGAAGGATGAATTTGCCCTGCGGAGTTTATTCCCGAAAGTTGCAGTCCATTGCCATAATGATAGAGGCTTTGCTCTAACAAATGCGCTCGACGCATACAGAGCCGGCGTGGATATAATTGATGCCGCTGCATTAGGTCTTGGAGAGCGGGCCGGAATTGTTGACCTTGCACAACTACTGGTTACATTGACCGTCGACTACAATGAAAAAAGATGGAACCTTCAGAAAATAACAGAACTTTACGAACTCGTAAGTAAGCATTCGGGTATTCCAATACCGGCTAATTATCCGGTTACAGGCAAAAACGCATTTACTCACTGTGCCGGAGTACATACACATGCAGCTGCAATTAATCCGATGCATTACGAAAGTCTCCACCCGGAAATCCTCGGTAGAAAAAGAGATTTTGCGCTCGATCATATGTCGGGTATTGCTTCCCTCCGTTACGCTCTTAATTTGATTAATGAAACCGCTATGGACGATGAGCATCAAAATGCTGTTCTGCAGGAAGTTAAATCCGTTGGTCAGCGAGGACGTACTGTAGACATCGAGGAATTAAAACATATCGTTGACGCAGTAAAGCACCATAAGACCTACAATAAATAG
- the lysW gene encoding lysine biosynthesis protein LysW encodes MKAECPVCGAMIDLPEGTVVGELIECPDCGTELEVVSLDPPTLKEAPQEEEDWGE; translated from the coding sequence ATGAAAGCTGAGTGTCCGGTTTGCGGTGCCATGATTGACCTTCCTGAAGGCACTGTTGTTGGCGAACTGATTGAATGTCCTGATTGCGGAACCGAACTTGAAGTTGTATCACTTGATCCACCAACCTTAAAGGAAGCTCCTCAAGAAGAAGAAGACTGGGGTGAGTAG